A genomic segment from [Flavobacterium] thermophilum encodes:
- the glnQ_1 gene encoding Glutamine transport ATP-binding protein GlnQ, whose amino-acid sequence MIYFHQVNKYYGDFHVLKDINLTINQGEVVVIIGPSGSGKSTLVRCINRLETISSGELIVDGIKVNDKHININELRRNIGMVFQHFNLYPHMTVLQNITLAPRKVLGMSEKEANEIAMYYLEKVGIPDKANAYPSALSGGQQQRVAIARGLAMKPKIMLFDEPTSALDPETIGEVLDVMKQLAKEGMTMVVVTHEMGFAREVADRIVFMDQGRILEEAPPEEFFAAPKEERARVFLSRILNH is encoded by the coding sequence TTGATTTATTTCCACCAAGTCAACAAATACTACGGCGATTTTCATGTGTTGAAAGACATTAACTTGACGATCAACCAAGGGGAAGTCGTCGTCATTATCGGGCCATCCGGTTCGGGCAAAAGTACGCTCGTGCGCTGCATCAACCGGCTCGAGACGATCTCAAGCGGCGAATTGATCGTAGACGGCATCAAAGTGAACGACAAACACATCAACATTAACGAACTGCGGCGCAATATCGGCATGGTGTTTCAACATTTCAACTTATACCCGCACATGACTGTTTTGCAAAACATCACGTTGGCGCCGCGCAAAGTGCTCGGCATGTCCGAAAAAGAAGCGAACGAGATCGCCATGTATTACTTGGAAAAAGTCGGAATCCCAGACAAAGCGAACGCCTATCCGTCCGCGCTGTCCGGCGGCCAGCAGCAGCGCGTCGCCATCGCCCGCGGGTTGGCGATGAAACCGAAAATCATGCTGTTTGATGAACCGACATCGGCGCTGGACCCAGAAACGATCGGCGAGGTGCTCGATGTCATGAAGCAGCTGGCGAAAGAAGGGATGACGATGGTTGTCGTCACCCATGAAATGGGATTTGCCCGCGAGGTGGCCGACCGCATCGTCTTTATGGACCAAGGCCGCATTTTAGAAGAAGCGCCGCCTGAGGAGTTTTTCGCAGCGCCGAAAGAAGAACGGGCGCGCGTCTTTTTAAGCCGCATTTTAAACCATTAA
- the yghZ gene encoding L-glyceraldehyde 3-phosphate reductase, producing MKYRKLGRTGLKVSEISLGSWLTYGNSVEKETAIRVIDKAYELGINSFDTANVYARGEAEKIVGEALRKYPRESYVIATKVFWPMGDGPNDRGLSRKHVFEQLHASLKRLQLDYVDIYYCHRYDKETPVEETLRTIDDLVRQGKVLYVGVSEWTAQQIQEALGVADRYLLDRIVVNQPQYNMFHRYIEKEVIPVCEQNGISQIVFSPLAQGVLTGKYKRGQALPADSRAADPKANAFIQRLLNDDVLAKVEQLEKVAAELGITLSQLALAWVLRQPNVASALIGASRPEQVEENVKAVHVVLSDEVLEKIEGVLA from the coding sequence ATGAAGTATCGAAAACTCGGCCGCACGGGGCTGAAAGTCAGTGAGATTAGTTTAGGCAGCTGGCTTACATATGGAAATTCGGTAGAAAAAGAAACCGCGATCCGCGTCATTGACAAGGCGTACGAACTTGGCATCAACTCGTTTGACACGGCGAACGTCTACGCGCGCGGGGAAGCGGAAAAAATCGTCGGCGAAGCGCTGCGCAAATATCCGCGCGAATCGTATGTTATCGCGACGAAAGTGTTTTGGCCGATGGGCGACGGCCCGAACGACCGCGGCCTGTCGCGCAAGCATGTGTTTGAACAGCTCCATGCGAGCTTAAAGCGGCTGCAACTGGATTATGTCGATATCTACTATTGCCACCGCTATGACAAAGAAACACCGGTCGAGGAGACGTTGCGTACGATCGACGACCTCGTCCGCCAAGGAAAAGTGCTGTATGTCGGCGTGAGCGAATGGACGGCCCAGCAAATTCAAGAGGCGCTCGGCGTGGCCGACCGCTACCTGCTCGACCGGATCGTCGTCAATCAGCCGCAATACAACATGTTCCACCGCTATATTGAAAAGGAAGTCATCCCGGTGTGCGAACAAAACGGCATCAGTCAAATCGTCTTCTCGCCGCTCGCGCAAGGGGTGCTGACCGGCAAATACAAACGAGGTCAAGCGTTGCCGGCTGACAGCCGCGCCGCCGACCCGAAGGCGAACGCCTTTATTCAGCGGCTGCTGAATGATGACGTGTTGGCGAAAGTCGAACAGCTCGAAAAAGTCGCCGCTGAGCTTGGCATTACGTTGTCCCAGCTCGCCCTCGCCTGGGTGCTGCGCCAGCCGAACGTCGCCAGCGCCTTAATTGGTGCCAGCCGCCCGGAACAAGTCGAAGAAAACGTCAAGGCGGTCCATGTTGTGCTCAGTGATGAGGTGCTGGAGAAGATTGAGGGGGTTTTGGCGTAA
- the yecS_1 gene encoding Inner membrane amino-acid ABC transporter permease protein yecS produces MLRYSILVEHWDLYMQGFGHTIKASVLALIGSLALGTIIAIFRIAPIRPLNWIGTAYVEFIRNIPLVLIVFVFFMGLPAVGIRFDSFTAGTLGLMVYTAAFIAEAIRSGIQAVPKGQMEAARSSGLTYLQAMRYVILPQAVKIVIPPLGNQFINLVKNSSVLGVIAGLDLMYYGDLISSKTFVTFDVYIFVALFYLVLTIPLSLGVGYLERRLLKAR; encoded by the coding sequence TTGTTGCGCTATTCTATTTTAGTTGAACATTGGGATTTGTACATGCAAGGGTTTGGCCATACGATCAAGGCCAGCGTGCTGGCGCTGATCGGCAGCTTGGCCCTGGGGACTATCATCGCCATTTTCCGCATCGCGCCGATTCGCCCGCTCAATTGGATCGGAACGGCGTACGTGGAATTTATCCGCAACATCCCGCTTGTGTTGATCGTCTTTGTTTTTTTTATGGGCTTGCCCGCCGTCGGCATCCGGTTTGACTCGTTTACCGCCGGAACGCTCGGACTGATGGTGTATACCGCTGCTTTTATCGCCGAAGCGATCCGCTCGGGCATTCAAGCCGTTCCGAAAGGACAAATGGAAGCGGCCCGTTCCTCCGGATTGACCTACTTACAGGCGATGCGTTACGTCATCTTGCCGCAGGCGGTGAAAATCGTCATTCCGCCGCTTGGCAACCAGTTCATCAACTTGGTGAAAAACTCTTCGGTGCTTGGCGTCATCGCCGGATTGGATTTAATGTATTACGGCGACTTGATTTCCTCGAAAACGTTCGTCACCTTTGACGTTTATATTTTCGTCGCCTTGTTTTACCTCGTCTTAACGATCCCGCTCAGCCTTGGCGTCGGCTACTTAGAGCGCCGGCTGCTCAAGGCGCGGTAG
- the citS_2 gene encoding Sensor protein CitS, with translation MLLLSAAAFLGEMKMNPFDSPFRVSLGSAVFFLGLVAFRSLSPLVIGASTGAAVVGFRVFLDSLTGEMSTSESLLTHLPAAGYYISFSMMASAVRFRQRMAAPIRAGVVGAALDFFANACELGIRYWMGEPFAFSGQTVIVLWLFAILRSFCVIGVYNMWVTKHVRSLAEARKQELERLMMVSSELYEEMFYLQKSMALMEDMTRQSYDLYSQLIERKHVEPRVALELAEHIHETKKDMQRIFAGLSKLIGRQSVRGRISIAELCAMVIRANEKYANLSGKTITFLYNGHVDLMTDQLYPLLSVLNNLVSNAVEAIEKTGAVTLHARLRGNELIIEVEDTGPGIAADDITWIFQSGFTTKYDRQGNPSTGIGLTHARDIAQTLGGHLQLVKSEPGHTVFRLAVPTAHLLQSTSITAKMSDHEADQQENAVM, from the coding sequence TTGCTTTTGCTTTCGGCTGCCGCGTTTCTCGGTGAAATGAAAATGAACCCGTTTGATAGCCCGTTTCGCGTCTCGCTCGGCAGCGCCGTCTTTTTTCTCGGGCTTGTCGCCTTTCGCTCCCTTTCGCCGCTTGTCATCGGCGCAAGCACCGGAGCAGCAGTCGTTGGATTTCGCGTCTTTCTGGACTCGTTGACCGGAGAAATGTCGACTTCTGAGAGTCTGCTGACCCATCTCCCGGCAGCGGGGTATTATATCAGCTTTTCCATGATGGCGTCTGCTGTTCGGTTTCGCCAGCGAATGGCCGCACCGATTCGAGCTGGAGTGGTTGGAGCGGCGCTCGACTTTTTTGCTAACGCCTGTGAACTAGGGATCCGGTATTGGATGGGGGAGCCGTTTGCCTTCAGCGGCCAAACAGTCATCGTCTTATGGTTATTCGCCATTTTGCGCAGTTTCTGCGTGATTGGCGTTTACAATATGTGGGTGACGAAGCATGTCCGCTCGCTCGCTGAAGCGAGAAAGCAAGAACTCGAGCGGCTCATGATGGTGAGCAGCGAATTATACGAAGAAATGTTTTACTTGCAAAAATCAATGGCTCTCATGGAAGACATGACGCGCCAAAGCTATGACCTTTACTCGCAGTTGATCGAACGAAAGCACGTTGAGCCGCGCGTCGCCCTGGAGCTTGCCGAACATATTCACGAGACGAAAAAAGATATGCAACGCATTTTCGCCGGCCTTTCTAAGCTTATCGGCCGCCAATCGGTGCGCGGGCGCATTTCGATTGCCGAACTGTGCGCCATGGTCATTCGCGCCAATGAAAAATACGCCAACTTATCCGGAAAAACGATCACATTTTTGTACAACGGCCATGTCGATCTCATGACTGACCAATTGTATCCGCTTCTTTCCGTGTTGAACAACTTGGTATCGAACGCCGTCGAGGCGATTGAGAAAACGGGCGCCGTCACTTTGCATGCACGTCTTCGCGGAAACGAGTTAATCATCGAAGTGGAGGATACCGGCCCCGGCATTGCGGCTGATGACATCACTTGGATTTTTCAGTCCGGATTCACAACAAAATACGACCGCCAAGGCAATCCGTCAACAGGCATCGGTCTTACCCATGCACGCGATATCGCCCAAACACTTGGGGGGCATCTACAGCTCGTCAAAAGCGAGCCGGGGCACACGGTGTTTCGTCTTGCCGTGCCGACAGCCCACCTCCTGCAAAGCACGTCGATCAC
- the peb1A gene encoding PEB1 yields MRKKAWKWWIAVALTALLSAVALTGCSTTDKGEGGTSSEKTEATNTLEKIKQRGKLVVGVKYDLNLFGLKNPETGKVEGFDIDIAKGLAKKILGDENKIELKEVTSKTRIPMLNNGEIDAIIATMTITEERKKEVDFSDVYFMAGQSLLVKKDSPINSVKDLKKGMTVLTAKGSTSAENIRKAAPQVNVLEFENYAEAFTALKAGQGDALTTDNALLWGMAKQDPNYRVLDETFTEEPYGIAVRKGDKELLQVINEYLKEIKENGEYDKIYEKWIGKKPQQ; encoded by the coding sequence ATGAGAAAGAAAGCATGGAAATGGTGGATCGCCGTCGCCTTGACGGCCTTATTGAGCGCTGTTGCGTTGACGGGCTGCAGCACGACGGACAAAGGGGAAGGCGGAACATCGTCAGAAAAAACGGAAGCGACCAATACGCTTGAAAAAATTAAACAACGCGGCAAGCTTGTTGTTGGCGTCAAATACGATCTGAACTTATTCGGATTGAAAAACCCGGAAACGGGCAAAGTCGAAGGATTTGACATTGATATTGCCAAAGGGCTGGCGAAAAAAATTCTCGGTGATGAAAACAAAATTGAATTGAAAGAAGTGACGTCCAAAACGCGCATCCCGATGCTGAACAACGGGGAAATTGACGCCATTATCGCCACCATGACGATCACCGAGGAACGGAAAAAAGAAGTGGATTTCTCGGATGTGTACTTTATGGCAGGCCAATCGCTGCTTGTGAAAAAAGACAGCCCGATCAACAGCGTGAAAGACTTGAAAAAAGGCATGACGGTCTTGACGGCGAAAGGATCGACATCGGCGGAAAACATCCGCAAAGCGGCCCCGCAAGTCAACGTGCTTGAATTTGAAAACTACGCGGAAGCGTTTACTGCATTGAAAGCGGGCCAAGGTGATGCGCTCACGACCGACAACGCGCTGCTTTGGGGGATGGCCAAACAAGATCCGAACTATCGCGTCCTTGATGAAACGTTCACCGAAGAACCGTACGGCATCGCCGTCCGCAAAGGAGACAAAGAACTGCTGCAAGTTATCAACGAATACTTGAAAGAAATTAAAGAAAACGGCGAATACGATAAGATCTACGAAAAATGGATCGGCAAAAAGCCGCAACAATAA
- the tcyB gene encoding L-cystine transport system permease protein tcyB, whose amino-acid sequence MDFAGAYAPAHLKFLLQGFLVTLEVAFISIVLSFIFGIVIGVIRYTKIPVFSQLLAVLVETIRNLPLLLIIFFTYFALPEVGLKLDKLYAAISALVIFESAMLSEIVRSGLQSIDKGQIEAARSSGLTYGQTLWYIILPQALRRMVPPIVSQFISLLKDTSLAIVISLPELMNHAQIINGRNVNFVIPIFILVAFMYFIVNYSLSLVSRRLEYRQR is encoded by the coding sequence ATGGATTTTGCCGGTGCTTATGCGCCCGCCCATTTGAAGTTTTTGCTTCAAGGGTTTCTCGTCACATTGGAAGTGGCGTTCATTTCCATTGTTTTGAGTTTTATCTTCGGCATTGTCATCGGGGTCATTCGCTATACGAAAATCCCAGTGTTTTCCCAGCTGCTCGCCGTACTGGTCGAAACGATCCGGAACTTGCCGCTGTTATTAATCATTTTCTTTACGTATTTCGCTCTTCCGGAAGTCGGATTAAAGCTGGATAAACTATATGCCGCCATTTCGGCCTTGGTCATTTTTGAATCGGCCATGTTGTCGGAAATCGTCCGCAGCGGCCTGCAGTCAATCGACAAAGGGCAAATCGAAGCGGCGCGCTCATCGGGGCTTACGTATGGGCAGACGCTATGGTACATCATTTTGCCGCAAGCGTTGCGGCGCATGGTGCCGCCGATCGTCAGCCAATTCATTTCTTTATTGAAAGATACGTCGCTTGCCATTGTCATTTCCTTGCCGGAATTGATGAACCATGCACAAATCATTAACGGCCGCAACGTCAATTTTGTCATCCCGATTTTCATTCTTGTGGCGTTCATGTACTTTATCGTCAACTATTCGCTGTCGCTCGTTTCGCGCCGGTTGGAATACCGCCAGCGATAA